In Achromobacter spanius, the following proteins share a genomic window:
- the tssM gene encoding type VI secretion system membrane subunit TssM, producing MIYRLFGWFFSRRVWNFLGLVALALLIWIAGPLIAVGTVRPLESQVVRIIVIVAMFAIWLLRWLWRKWREGRLNAQLLGQLRPRPRAEKAVEEAAENDEIRQLEARFDEAVELLRKTRFENRGKRRPLDRFSKQYLYQLPWYVIIGAPGAGKTTALVNSGLNFPLAERYGKVALRGVGGTRNCDWWFTDDAVLLDTAGRYTTHESDPTGDEEEWRGFLRLLTKYRGRQPINGAMLTVSVEDLLSASDAQRAQHAAVLRRRLQELREQLGIAFPVYVLVTKTDLLSGFEEYFASFSRDELAQVWGFTLPYARTQEPDFDLYAAFHAEYALLQRRLDDALPEVVAAEEDPSRRALAYMLPQQFAGLQNILGHFLSDVFATSKFEARVIPRGVYFTSGTQGGETFDQVTGHLKRYLRIDGAAAPAPSVPGEGEGRSYFLKNLLRDVIFREAGLAGRNLRWERRYRQLHWAGYGVVTAMFVALIAGWALSYRNNSGYVDEVARRVPAVEKLTRDIKITRTGDVLGLMPFLDSLWYLPRHESFEIDQPPLAYRFGLYQGFKLQAAAQGVYDNTLDQVLLPQVARRIEAALRDASASDLEYSYEALRAYLMLYEADRYDAEFMHAWLLSDMQSTLPDGYTRRQYEQLSLHLRNLTQGHVLASPFPKDEALVAQAREKLARYTLAQRAYSRLRRTLANTDIAPENTVVTLGGAQASAVFVRKSGKPLSQGIPPLYSYRGYWDVFNKRVSSVAEVLRSDDAWILNIPAPGVLDQAAQRQLVAGIKRLYMNDYVAQWDAYLNDLQLAPSKSLLQNIQMARTLSAPESPLVQLVRGVARETSLLRDSAKDDRSLVDQARDRVSSTREALEQMFGPTGPGAAARADASDDKLERIVDQYFEPYRRLAQGEGGAGGAAPPIAATTGLINELYTYLTAADAALRSGSPTPSSDSVTKLRAEAGRLPGPLRDVLNALSVNASGEVSDVARARMGETVSATIGVFCGQSVAGRYPFSSRSTRDVAPNDMARLFAPNGLMDDFFQKNLATQIDVSGSRWRFKPGVDGRQGGSSATLDAFQRAGVIRDVYFMAGNPLPSYRVAIRPVEMDAGITQFVMDVDGQSVRYAHGPQVATTVQWPGPRGSNQVRIELTPQVGAAGMTTSGPWALNRMLDRAQLRRGASPEITLATFDLGGRKVVLEITASSVKSPFHLAEMQAFACPGAS from the coding sequence ATGATCTATCGATTGTTCGGATGGTTCTTCAGCCGGCGCGTGTGGAATTTCCTGGGGCTGGTGGCGCTGGCGCTGTTGATCTGGATCGCGGGGCCGCTGATTGCAGTGGGGACTGTACGGCCGCTGGAAAGCCAGGTGGTTCGCATCATCGTGATCGTGGCGATGTTCGCGATATGGCTGCTGCGGTGGCTGTGGCGCAAGTGGCGCGAAGGGCGCTTGAACGCGCAATTGCTGGGCCAGTTGCGTCCCCGGCCGCGCGCCGAGAAAGCGGTGGAGGAGGCCGCCGAGAACGACGAGATCCGTCAGTTGGAAGCGCGCTTTGATGAAGCCGTTGAACTGCTGCGCAAGACGCGCTTCGAGAATCGCGGCAAGCGCCGTCCGCTGGATCGGTTCTCGAAACAGTACCTGTACCAACTGCCCTGGTACGTGATCATCGGCGCGCCGGGGGCAGGCAAGACCACGGCCCTGGTGAATTCGGGCTTGAACTTCCCCTTGGCCGAGCGCTACGGCAAGGTGGCCCTGCGCGGAGTGGGCGGCACGCGTAATTGCGATTGGTGGTTCACCGACGACGCCGTGCTGCTGGATACGGCGGGGCGCTACACCACGCATGAAAGCGACCCCACGGGGGACGAGGAAGAGTGGCGCGGCTTTCTGCGTCTGCTGACCAAGTACCGGGGCCGGCAGCCGATCAACGGGGCCATGTTGACGGTCAGTGTTGAAGACCTGCTGTCGGCGTCCGACGCGCAACGGGCGCAGCATGCGGCGGTGTTGCGGCGTCGCTTGCAGGAACTGCGCGAGCAACTGGGCATCGCGTTTCCGGTGTACGTGCTGGTGACGAAGACGGATCTGTTGTCCGGCTTCGAAGAGTATTTCGCGTCGTTCAGCCGCGACGAGCTGGCGCAGGTGTGGGGCTTCACCTTGCCCTATGCGCGCACGCAGGAGCCCGATTTCGATCTATACGCGGCCTTTCACGCCGAGTACGCGCTGCTGCAACGGCGGCTGGACGACGCCTTGCCGGAAGTGGTGGCCGCCGAGGAAGACCCGTCGCGGCGCGCGCTGGCCTATATGCTGCCGCAGCAGTTCGCCGGGTTGCAGAACATCCTGGGCCATTTCCTGAGCGATGTGTTTGCAACGTCGAAATTCGAAGCGCGCGTTATCCCGCGGGGCGTGTACTTCACCAGCGGCACGCAGGGCGGCGAGACCTTCGATCAGGTAACCGGGCATCTGAAGCGCTATCTGCGCATCGATGGCGCGGCCGCGCCCGCGCCCAGCGTGCCGGGCGAAGGCGAGGGCCGCAGCTACTTCCTGAAGAATCTGCTGCGCGATGTCATCTTTCGCGAGGCGGGCCTGGCGGGCCGTAACCTGCGTTGGGAACGTCGTTATCGACAACTGCATTGGGCGGGCTATGGCGTCGTCACGGCGATGTTCGTGGCGCTGATCGCGGGCTGGGCGCTGAGCTATCGCAACAACTCGGGGTACGTGGACGAAGTGGCGCGCCGCGTACCAGCCGTGGAAAAGCTGACGCGCGACATCAAGATCACGCGCACGGGCGACGTGCTGGGGCTGATGCCGTTCCTGGACAGCCTTTGGTACCTGCCGCGCCACGAGAGCTTTGAAATCGACCAGCCGCCGCTTGCCTACCGCTTCGGGCTGTATCAGGGTTTCAAGCTGCAAGCCGCCGCGCAGGGGGTGTACGACAACACGCTGGATCAGGTGCTGTTGCCGCAGGTGGCGCGGCGCATCGAGGCCGCGTTGCGGGATGCGTCGGCCAGCGATCTGGAGTATTCCTACGAAGCCTTGCGCGCGTATCTGATGCTGTACGAGGCAGACCGCTACGACGCGGAATTCATGCATGCGTGGCTGCTGTCGGATATGCAATCGACCTTGCCGGACGGCTACACGCGCCGCCAGTACGAGCAGTTGTCGCTGCACTTGCGCAACCTGACGCAGGGCCACGTGCTGGCCTCGCCGTTCCCGAAGGACGAGGCGCTGGTGGCGCAGGCGCGCGAGAAGCTGGCGCGCTACACGCTGGCGCAACGCGCCTACAGCCGCTTGCGCCGGACGCTGGCCAATACCGATATCGCCCCTGAAAACACGGTGGTGACCTTGGGCGGCGCGCAGGCCAGCGCCGTGTTCGTGCGCAAGAGCGGCAAGCCGTTAAGCCAGGGCATTCCGCCGCTGTATAGCTATCGCGGCTATTGGGATGTGTTCAACAAGCGCGTGTCCAGCGTGGCCGAGGTGCTGCGGTCGGACGATGCGTGGATCTTGAACATTCCCGCGCCGGGCGTGCTGGACCAAGCCGCGCAACGCCAACTGGTGGCGGGCATCAAGCGCCTGTACATGAATGATTATGTGGCGCAGTGGGACGCCTATCTGAATGACTTGCAGTTGGCGCCCAGCAAGTCCTTGCTGCAGAACATCCAGATGGCGCGCACGCTGTCCGCGCCGGAATCACCGCTGGTGCAACTGGTGCGCGGTGTCGCGCGCGAAACATCCTTGCTGCGCGACTCGGCCAAGGATGATCGATCGCTGGTGGATCAGGCGCGCGACCGTGTCAGCAGCACGCGGGAAGCCCTGGAGCAGATGTTCGGGCCGACGGGGCCGGGCGCCGCCGCGCGCGCGGATGCGTCGGATGACAAGCTGGAACGCATCGTGGACCAGTACTTCGAGCCCTATCGCCGGCTGGCGCAGGGCGAAGGCGGAGCCGGGGGCGCCGCGCCACCCATCGCCGCCACCACGGGCCTGATCAATGAGCTCTACACCTATCTGACGGCGGCGGATGCGGCGTTGCGCAGCGGCAGCCCAACCCCCAGTTCGGATTCGGTGACCAAGCTGCGCGCGGAAGCCGGACGCTTGCCAGGACCCTTGCGCGATGTGCTCAATGCGTTGTCGGTGAATGCATCGGGCGAGGTGTCCGATGTGGCGCGCGCACGCATGGGTGAGACGGTGTCCGCCACCATCGGCGTGTTCTGCGGCCAGTCGGTGGCGGGGCGCTATCCGTTTTCCAGCCGCTCCACGCGCGACGTGGCCCCCAACGACATGGCGCGGCTGTTCGCGCCCAATGGCTTGATGGACGACTTCTTTCAGAAGAACCTGGCGACGCAGATCGACGTGTCCGGGTCGCGCTGGCGCTTCAAGCCCGGCGTCGATGGCCGGCAGGGCGGCAGCTCTGCCACGCTGGATGCGTTCCAGCGCGCGGGCGTCATCCGCGATGTGTACTTCATGGCGGGCAACCCCCTGCCGTCGTATCGCGTGGCCATCCGACCGGTGGAGATGGACGCGGGCATCACGCAGTTCGTGATGGACGTGGATGGCCAGTCGGTGCGTTACGCGCACGGCCCGCAGGTAGCGACCACGGTGCAATGGCCGGGGCCTCGGGGCAGCAACCAGGTGCGGATCGAGTTGACGCCGCAAGTCGGCGCGGCAGGCATGACGACCTCGGGCCCGTGGGCGCTGAACCGCATGCTGGACCGCGCGCAGTTGCGGCGTGGCGCGTCGCCGGAGATCACCTTGGCCACCTTCGATCTGGGTGGGCGCAAGGTGGTGCTGGAGATCACCGCCAGCAGCGTCAAAAGCCCTTTTCATCTAGCCGAGATGCAGGCTTTTGCCTGCCCCGGCGCGTCGTGA
- the tagF gene encoding type VI secretion system-associated protein TagF codes for MDLGVESGQVGWYGKIPAAGDFVHRRLPRELIAWWDHWLQFGLVALKQAPDAAAARSFASAPIWNFAIPAGPGAGVAQLGCITPSRDRVGRGYPLCVVVALPPAQYHSSMLDGASDYYRQVGASMLAAVRHGCAPEQFDRSLQQVRMPAASPSPAAPRAGNDIMDILRAGLEQESAPLARRALNAWPDLPFCFNPSSHTSYWWTNQADGAALQTYVHGGALNATLFARLFSSLPTWRP; via the coding sequence ATGGACCTAGGAGTGGAGAGCGGGCAGGTAGGCTGGTACGGCAAGATTCCGGCCGCGGGGGATTTCGTGCACCGGCGCTTGCCGCGCGAATTGATCGCGTGGTGGGACCACTGGTTGCAGTTCGGGCTGGTGGCGTTGAAGCAGGCGCCGGACGCGGCGGCGGCGCGCAGCTTTGCGTCCGCCCCGATCTGGAATTTCGCCATTCCGGCAGGGCCCGGCGCCGGTGTGGCGCAACTGGGCTGCATCACGCCAAGCCGCGACCGCGTGGGGCGCGGCTATCCCTTGTGCGTGGTCGTGGCGCTGCCGCCCGCGCAATATCACAGCAGCATGCTGGACGGCGCCAGCGACTACTACCGTCAAGTGGGCGCCAGCATGCTGGCGGCCGTGCGCCATGGCTGCGCGCCTGAGCAGTTTGACCGCAGCCTTCAGCAGGTACGCATGCCCGCCGCCTCGCCAAGCCCGGCCGCGCCGCGCGCGGGCAACGACATCATGGACATCTTGCGCGCGGGGCTTGAGCAGGAATCGGCGCCCTTGGCGCGCCGCGCCTTGAATGCGTGGCCCGACCTGCCGTTCTGCTTCAACCCCAGTTCGCACACCAGCTATTGGTGGACCAACCAGGCGGACGGCGCGGCGTTGCAAACCTATGTGCATGGCGGCGCGCTGAACGCCACCTTGTTCGCCAGACTGTTCTCGTCGCTGCCGACGTGGCGGCCATGA